DNA from Acidobacteriota bacterium:
AGGAACCGCGGCTCCGCGGTTCGGTGGTGGCGCCGATCCAGTTGCCGGCCGCCGCGGCCGAGGAGATCGAGCGCTGCGCCGACCGGCCCGGGTTCGTGCAGGTCCTGATACCCGTGCGCACCGAGCACCCGCTCGGAAGCCGCCTCTACCACCCGCTATGGAAGATGATCGAGCAGAGCGGCCTGGCGGCGGCGATCCACTTCGGCGGCGCCCCCGTCATGCCGCCGACGCCCACCGGCTGGCCGTCCTTCTTCCTGGAGGAGTACACGGCGATGGCGCAGGTCTTCGCGACCCAGCTCACGAGCATGATCGTCGAAGGAGTGTTCGACGCGTGTCCGGATCTTCGGGTCGTCTTCCTGGAGTCCGGCTTCACCTGGATTCCGTCCCATCTCTGGCGGATGGACAAGGAGTGGCGGAATCTGCGGCGGCTGGTGCCCTGGGTGCGCCGCCCGCCCTCCGAGTACTTCCGCGAGCATGTCCGGGTCGGCATCCAGCCGCTCGATTCGCCGCCCGACCCGGCGCACCTGGGCGAGGTCGTCGCCCAGCTCGGCTCGGACGACCTGCTGCTCTACGCCAGCGACTATCCCCATGTCCACGCCTGCGACGCAGGCGATCTGCTGTCGCAGGTGCTGCCGGAGTCGCTAGGGCGTAAGATCAGGTCGGAGAACGCGCGCAGCTTCTACCGTCTCCCGGAAGGAGGGTAGCCATGACCGTCACCCTGATCGAGCCGTTCACGGAGGCCTCGGCGCTTCCCACTGCGGTGGCGCCGAAGCGCCCGCCGATCATCGACTGCGACTTCCACAACGAGCTCGACTCGATCAAGGATCTCTACCCGTACCTGTCGAAGCGCTGGCGCAACCACCTCGAGACGTTCGGCATCCGCCATCCGAACAGCGGCTACTACCCGCGCTTCATGGATCACCGCGAGGAGGCGCGGCCGCCGTCCGGGCGCACGCCCGGTTCGGAAGTCGGCTTCGCGCGGGAGG
Protein-coding regions in this window:
- a CDS encoding amidohydrolase family protein, producing MIDADVHIPNPRLRDLYPLLPEHWVEHFNNTVDKGASQEYYPPRSPVAGSRGGLAELREAVFEQGGAELAISSCLYAVDSIHNPDVAAALATATNDWQSREWLEQEPRLRGSVVAPIQLPAAAAEEIERCADRPGFVQVLIPVRTEHPLGSRLYHPLWKMIEQSGLAAAIHFGGAPVMPPTPTGWPSFFLEEYTAMAQVFATQLTSMIVEGVFDACPDLRVVFLESGFTWIPSHLWRMDKEWRNLRRLVPWVRRPPSEYFREHVRVGIQPLDSPPDPAHLGEVVAQLGSDDLLLYASDYPHVHACDAGDLLSQVLPESLGRKIRSENARSFYRLPEGG